The following proteins come from a genomic window of Pseudomonadota bacterium:
- a CDS encoding NADH-quinone oxidoreductase subunit M, producing MTDWPILSTVTFLPLLGAAFILLIRGDEATIARNSRHVALWTSIVAFAISVLLIADFDTTTAQFQFEEYAPWLPEFGIGYHLGVDGISVFFLLLTTFLVPICIISCWEAVKTRVREYMIAFLVLETMMIGVFSSLDMLMFYIFFEGQLIPMFLIIGIWGGARRVYSAYKFFLYTLVGSVLFLLAILFMYFQAGTTDIPALMNEVWAPAVQTWLWLALFASFAVKLPMWPFHTWLPDAHVEAPTAGSVILAGIMLKMGGYGFLRFSLPMFPDASEFFVPFVFSLSVVGVIYTSLVALMQQDMKKLIAYSSVAHMGIVTIGLFTFNGQGIEGGIFQMLSHGVVSAALFLIVGVVYDRVHSREIASYGGLVHRMPVYAFVFMVIMLASIGLPATSGFVGEFLIFVGVFQVNTWVAMLGLTGVILGAAYMLWLYRRVIFGELTKENLKSIKDLNVREIGFFAPLVVLALFMGIYPKPFLDVLHVSVENLVAQTQMARAGGADVVADLLPDVLARVLR from the coding sequence ATGACCGATTGGCCCATCCTTTCTACCGTCACTTTCCTGCCGCTGCTCGGAGCGGCTTTCATACTTCTCATCCGCGGTGATGAAGCGACGATCGCGCGCAATTCCCGCCATGTGGCATTGTGGACCAGCATTGTAGCGTTCGCGATTTCTGTGTTGCTCATCGCCGACTTCGACACGACGACGGCGCAATTCCAGTTTGAGGAGTATGCGCCATGGCTGCCTGAGTTCGGCATTGGCTATCATCTCGGCGTCGATGGAATCTCGGTATTTTTTCTTTTGCTGACAACGTTCTTGGTGCCTATCTGCATTATCTCGTGCTGGGAAGCAGTGAAGACCCGAGTACGTGAATACATGATCGCGTTTCTGGTTTTAGAAACGATGATGATCGGCGTGTTCTCTTCTCTCGATATGTTGATGTTCTACATCTTCTTTGAGGGGCAGCTCATACCGATGTTCCTGATCATCGGTATCTGGGGCGGCGCGCGGCGTGTTTATTCGGCGTACAAATTTTTTCTTTATACCTTGGTGGGCTCGGTGTTGTTTCTACTCGCCATCTTGTTCATGTATTTCCAAGCCGGTACGACTGACATCCCGGCCTTGATGAACGAGGTCTGGGCGCCGGCGGTACAGACTTGGCTCTGGCTTGCCCTGTTCGCATCGTTCGCCGTCAAACTGCCGATGTGGCCGTTTCATACCTGGTTGCCTGATGCCCATGTCGAGGCGCCAACGGCAGGCTCGGTAATCCTCGCCGGGATTATGCTGAAGATGGGCGGCTACGGATTTTTACGTTTCTCGCTGCCCATGTTCCCGGATGCCAGCGAATTTTTCGTGCCCTTCGTGTTCTCGCTATCCGTCGTTGGGGTGATTTACACGTCCTTGGTTGCCCTCATGCAACAGGACATGAAGAAACTGATCGCATATTCCTCGGTCGCCCATATGGGAATTGTCACGATCGGCCTGTTCACCTTCAACGGCCAGGGCATCGAAGGCGGAATTTTTCAAATGCTTAGTCACGGTGTGGTCTCGGCGGCATTGTTCCTCATCGTCGGTGTGGTTTATGACCGTGTGCACTCGCGCGAGATTGCATCCTATGGTGGGCTCGTTCACCGCATGCCGGTGTATGCTTTCGTATTTATGGTGATCATGCTCGCTTCGATAGGACTTCCGGCGACAAGCGGTTTTGTTGGCGAATTTTTGATCTTTGTCGGCGTCTTCCAGGTCAATACCTGGGTCGCCATGTTGGGGCTGACCGGCGTCATTCTCGGCGCCGCCTATATGCTTTGGCTCTATCGCCGTGTAATTTTCGGTGAATTGACGAAGGAAAACTTGAAGTCGATTAAGGACTTGAACGTGCGTGAAATCGGATTTTTCGCACCGCTCGTTGTGTTGGCTCTATTCATGGGTATTTATCCCAAGCCGTTCCTCGATGTCCTGCATGTCTCGGTAGAAAATTTGGTCGCGCAAACACAGATGGCGCGCGCGGGTGGCGCTGACGTTGTCGCCGATCTCTTGCCCGACGTGCTGGCCAGAGTGTTGAGGTAG
- a CDS encoding type III pantothenate kinase, with translation MLLAIDVGNTNTVFAVFDGDTMRGQWRAATNAQRTADEHAVWFSQLMARQKLDLDDIDHVVLSTVVPQCLSALKLLCEEYCGCTPLVVGEPGIELGIDVHVAQPGEVGADRLVNAVGAQKHYSGPLIIIDFGTATTFDAINEDGSYEGGIIAPGINLSLESLHRAAAQLPRIAVSRPDKVIAKSTVPAMQSGIYWGYIGLIEGIVQRMKEEYGRPMQVVATGGLASLFSDGTSAIDKTDPDLTIRGLLEIFSRNRRDSA, from the coding sequence ATGCTTCTGGCCATCGATGTGGGCAATACCAATACTGTGTTTGCGGTGTTCGACGGGGACACGATGCGCGGCCAATGGCGCGCGGCGACGAACGCACAGCGTACCGCCGACGAACACGCCGTTTGGTTCAGCCAACTCATGGCTCGCCAAAAATTGGACCTTGATGATATTGATCATGTCGTCCTGTCGACAGTAGTTCCGCAATGTTTGAGCGCTCTGAAATTATTGTGCGAAGAATATTGTGGTTGCACGCCCCTGGTTGTCGGCGAGCCGGGCATCGAACTTGGCATCGACGTTCATGTCGCACAGCCGGGCGAAGTCGGCGCCGACAGACTGGTTAATGCAGTCGGCGCACAAAAGCACTATTCCGGCCCCCTGATCATTATTGATTTCGGCACCGCGACCACGTTCGATGCGATCAATGAAGACGGCTCCTATGAAGGCGGCATCATCGCGCCGGGGATCAATCTATCACTCGAATCACTGCACCGGGCCGCCGCGCAACTACCGAGAATCGCGGTTAGTCGCCCCGACAAAGTCATCGCCAAATCAACGGTTCCGGCGATGCAATCGGGAATCTATTGGGGGTACATCGGTTTGATCGAAGGCATCGTTCAGCGCATGAAGGAAGAATATGGCCGGCCGATGCAAGTGGTCGCCACGGGTGGGCTGGCGAGTTTGTTTTCCGACGGCACTTCGGCCATCGACAAAACCGATCCAGATCTCACAATTCGCGGCCTTCTAGAAATCTTTAGTCGCAACCGGCGAGACAGTGCATGA
- a CDS encoding DUF1467 family protein, translating to MSVLNIALVFLISWWLGWFLALPFGVKAPDKVEPGHASGAPDKPRLLIKAAIATGIGCVITAVVVVIVLSGWIDLRE from the coding sequence ATGAGCGTCTTAAACATCGCGCTGGTATTTCTTATCTCCTGGTGGCTCGGTTGGTTCTTGGCACTGCCCTTCGGCGTGAAGGCGCCGGACAAGGTCGAGCCCGGGCACGCATCGGGTGCGCCTGACAAGCCGCGATTGTTAATCAAGGCGGCAATTGCGACCGGTATTGGGTGTGTGATAACCGCCGTCGTCGTTGTGATTGTTTTGTCCGGGTGGATCGACTTACGGGAGTAA
- a CDS encoding biotin--[acetyl-CoA-carboxylase] ligase, whose protein sequence is MRTLRLPDEFRLVEMDEVDSTNEEAKRLACSGVADGTLVWAHSQTAGRGRRGRVWMSDPGNLYTSFVLRPDCAPLQAAQLTFVAALAVRDMLTTFLDNCDSIACKWPNDVLVGGRKISGILLESSTAGGGIVDWLVLGIGVNLRHHPDIGGRHPATNLSAEGAGAIEVSSALETLATAFAKRRREWFQGGFEAVRNAWLKHAYGLGKAAHFKLEGADHSGLFIGIDESGALRLKGDGCAEQLFTAGEVTFEGSG, encoded by the coding sequence ATGAGAACGTTGCGGCTGCCGGATGAATTCCGGTTGGTAGAAATGGATGAGGTCGACAGCACCAACGAGGAGGCTAAGCGCCTGGCCTGCTCAGGCGTTGCCGACGGAACACTCGTTTGGGCGCACAGCCAAACAGCCGGCAGAGGGCGGCGCGGCCGAGTGTGGATGTCTGATCCCGGTAACCTATATACGTCATTCGTTCTCCGCCCGGATTGCGCGCCGTTGCAGGCGGCGCAATTGACATTTGTTGCCGCTCTGGCGGTCCGCGATATGCTGACCACATTCTTAGACAATTGCGACTCCATTGCGTGCAAGTGGCCAAACGATGTGTTGGTAGGGGGGCGGAAAATTTCCGGAATACTTCTTGAGTCTTCGACGGCGGGAGGCGGTATCGTTGACTGGCTAGTTCTCGGCATCGGCGTTAATTTGCGCCACCATCCCGATATCGGCGGTCGCCACCCGGCGACTAATCTTTCTGCGGAGGGTGCCGGCGCGATAGAGGTATCTTCCGCCCTTGAAACTCTCGCAACTGCTTTTGCGAAGCGGCGGAGAGAGTGGTTTCAGGGCGGATTTGAAGCCGTTCGCAATGCTTGGCTAAAACACGCGTATGGACTGGGCAAGGCGGCGCACTTCAAACTGGAGGGCGCAGACCATAGTGGCTTGTTCATCGGCATTGATGAAAGTGGGGCCTTGCGGTTGAAGGGAGATGGCTGTGCGGAGCAGTTGTTCACTGCCGGCGAGGTAACTTTCGAGGGGAGTGGCTAA
- a CDS encoding NADH-quinone oxidoreductase subunit J, giving the protein MIIETIVFYLLSVVTVAAGVMVIASRNPVQSVLFLILAFFNSAGLFVLLGAEFLAMILIIVYVGAVAVLFLFVVMMLDINFSELRAGFLQYLPIGAIVGIILLAELILVFATGAVDIHVPDIVAVAMPPAEEVSNTRALGNILYTRYAYLFQGAGFILLVAMVGAIVLTHRRRVEVRRQKIADQVARDPKVAVVLKDIKSGEEGSWKSD; this is encoded by the coding sequence ATGATTATCGAGACAATAGTCTTTTACCTTCTTTCCGTGGTGACCGTCGCCGCGGGGGTGATGGTTATTGCCTCGCGCAATCCAGTACAGTCCGTGCTTTTCCTGATTCTGGCATTTTTCAATTCAGCTGGCCTGTTTGTGCTGTTGGGCGCTGAATTCCTCGCCATGATATTGATCATTGTCTATGTCGGCGCGGTGGCTGTGTTGTTCCTGTTCGTCGTGATGATGCTCGATATTAATTTCTCCGAGCTGCGTGCGGGATTCCTGCAATATTTGCCGATTGGCGCCATTGTCGGAATCATTCTGTTAGCCGAACTCATCTTGGTGTTTGCTACCGGCGCCGTCGACATCCACGTTCCAGATATTGTTGCGGTGGCTATGCCGCCGGCAGAGGAAGTGAGCAACACGCGGGCGTTGGGCAATATTCTCTATACCCGCTATGCCTATTTGTTCCAGGGCGCTGGATTTATTTTGTTGGTCGCCATGGTCGGCGCCATTGTGTTGACCCATCGGCGGCGGGTCGAAGTCCGGCGCCAGAAAATCGCCGATCAGGTGGCGCGCGACCCAAAAGTGGCGGTGGTTCTCAAAGACATTAAATCAGGCGAGGAGGGGTCATGGAAATCGGACTGA
- the nuoN gene encoding NADH-quinone oxidoreductase subunit NuoN yields MAEFITPDYLAALPEMFLAAVSLVLLMVGVFLGNRSTNLLTWLCVVAMGAAFVMVLVGSHAHSTTFFGMFVSDSFSIFMKCLVLIGAAVTLIMGMGYVKREGMNRFEFPILILFATLGMLLMISANDLIALYVGLELQSLSLYIVAAFRRDSLRSSEAGLKYFVLGALSSGMLLYGCSMVYGFTGFTGFDEIAIAIGHQGADAHGAAPIGILIGVVFIAAALAFKVSAVPFHMWTPDVYEGAPTPVTAFFAAAPKIAAMALFLRVLLGPFHDLMAQWDQIIVFISIASMALGAFAAIGQKNIKRLIAYSSIGHIGYALVGLAAGTPEGVRGVLIYLAIYMVMSLGTFACILAMRRRGQMLERIEDLSGLSKTNPAIALAMAIFMFSMAGIPPLAGFFGKLYVFLAAIEEGMYGLAVIGVLTSAVGAYYYIRIVKVMYFDKPVESFDKPIGAELSSVLLGTGVITMFFFAYPTPVLEGAQAAAALLFP; encoded by the coding sequence ATGGCCGAATTTATTACACCGGATTATTTGGCCGCCTTGCCGGAAATGTTTCTCGCGGCGGTATCCCTCGTTCTTCTTATGGTCGGCGTTTTTCTTGGCAACCGGTCGACCAATTTGCTCACCTGGCTGTGCGTCGTCGCTATGGGCGCGGCGTTCGTCATGGTGCTCGTCGGTTCGCATGCCCATAGCACTACATTTTTCGGGATGTTTGTGAGCGATAGTTTCTCCATATTCATGAAATGCTTGGTGCTGATTGGCGCTGCGGTGACTCTGATCATGGGCATGGGATACGTGAAGCGCGAAGGTATGAATCGCTTCGAGTTCCCCATTCTGATCCTGTTCGCGACGCTTGGCATGTTGCTGATGATTTCGGCAAACGACCTTATCGCGCTTTATGTTGGCCTCGAATTGCAGAGCCTATCGCTTTACATCGTCGCCGCGTTCCGGCGTGATTCCCTGCGCTCCAGCGAAGCCGGCCTTAAATATTTCGTGCTCGGCGCGCTCTCTTCGGGGATGCTGCTTTATGGCTGTTCCATGGTCTATGGCTTTACTGGCTTTACAGGTTTCGACGAAATCGCCATCGCGATCGGTCACCAAGGTGCCGATGCGCATGGCGCCGCGCCGATCGGTATTTTGATCGGAGTGGTCTTTATCGCCGCAGCACTCGCTTTCAAAGTATCCGCAGTACCGTTCCATATGTGGACGCCGGATGTTTATGAAGGCGCGCCGACGCCGGTCACAGCTTTCTTCGCCGCTGCGCCTAAAATTGCGGCGATGGCGCTGTTTCTACGCGTCTTGCTCGGGCCGTTTCACGATTTGATGGCGCAGTGGGACCAGATCATCGTTTTCATTTCCATTGCGTCGATGGCGCTCGGGGCGTTTGCGGCGATCGGCCAGAAAAATATCAAACGCCTTATCGCCTACAGCTCGATCGGTCATATCGGATATGCGCTGGTCGGGCTTGCCGCCGGGACACCGGAAGGTGTGCGCGGCGTTCTGATCTATTTGGCGATATATATGGTCATGTCGCTCGGTACGTTTGCTTGCATTCTCGCCATGCGCCGGCGCGGTCAGATGCTAGAGCGAATCGAAGACCTTTCTGGCCTTTCCAAAACCAACCCAGCTATCGCGTTGGCGATGGCAATATTTATGTTCTCGATGGCGGGAATTCCGCCCTTGGCGGGCTTTTTTGGAAAGCTCTATGTCTTCCTGGCCGCCATAGAGGAGGGCATGTACGGGCTCGCGGTTATCGGTGTGCTCACCAGCGCGGTGGGCGCCTACTACTACATCCGTATCGTTAAAGTGATGTATTTCGATAAACCAGTCGAAAGCTTCGATAAACCGATAGGAGCGGAACTATCCAGCGTCCTACTCGGTACGGGCGTTATCACGATGTTCTTTTTCGCTTATCCTACGCCCGTTTTGGAGGGCGCGCAGGCCGCCGCAGCACTGCTATTTCCCTGA
- the nuoK gene encoding NADH-quinone oxidoreductase subunit NuoK codes for MEIGLTHYLTVAAILFTLGVFGIFLNRKNVIIILMSIELMLLAVNINFVAFSVFLNDMAGQVFAMLVLTVAAAEAAIGLAILVVYFRNRGSIAVEDVNVMKG; via the coding sequence ATGGAAATCGGACTGACCCATTATCTGACCGTGGCCGCGATACTTTTCACGCTTGGCGTGTTCGGCATATTTCTCAATCGCAAGAACGTCATCATCATTTTGATGTCGATCGAGTTGATGCTGCTTGCCGTCAATATTAATTTCGTCGCATTCTCGGTTTTCCTAAATGACATGGCGGGTCAGGTGTTCGCCATGCTGGTCCTCACAGTGGCGGCAGCCGAAGCGGCCATCGGTCTTGCCATACTGGTTGTCTATTTCCGCAACCGCGGCTCCATCGCGGTTGAAGACGTTAATGTGATGAAGGGCTAA
- the mce gene encoding methylmalonyl-CoA epimerase translates to MIGRLNHVAIVVPDLAAAGTLYRDMMGATVSVEQDLPEHGVTTVFVELSNTKIELLHPLGKKSAIQVFLDKNPSGGMHHICYEVADIAAARDRLVAGGARILGDGEPRTGAHGKPVLFLHPKDFCGTLIELEES, encoded by the coding sequence ATGATTGGGCGTTTGAACCATGTGGCGATCGTCGTGCCGGACCTCGCGGCGGCGGGGACGCTCTACCGGGACATGATGGGCGCGACGGTTTCGGTCGAACAGGACCTGCCGGAGCATGGCGTGACGACGGTGTTTGTCGAATTGTCCAACACAAAAATAGAACTCTTGCATCCGCTGGGTAAGAAGTCTGCCATTCAGGTGTTTCTCGACAAAAACCCCAGTGGCGGGATGCATCACATCTGTTACGAGGTGGCGGATATCGCCGCGGCCCGCGACCGGCTCGTTGCCGGCGGTGCGCGCATTCTGGGCGATGGCGAGCCGCGCACCGGCGCGCATGGCAAGCCTGTCCTATTTCTACACCCCAAGGACTTTTGCGGTACGTTGATAGAACTTGAGGAATCTTAG
- the nuoL gene encoding NADH-quinone oxidoreductase subunit L produces the protein MLYIAPVFLPLIGAAITGLFGRVLGDRASQYISCGAMGLAALASIFVFNNVVMQGEVQQIYLFNWMTSGSFVVDWALRIDELTAMMVFTVSIVSFLIHVYSIGYMAHDPHIPRFFAYLSLFTFFMLALVTADNFLQLYFGWEGVGLVSYLLIGFWYKRPAANAAAIKAFVVNRVGDFGFGLGILAIYQTFGSVSFDTVFAAAPNLAGSEFDFLGHNFDALTVICILLFVGAMGKSAQFLLHTWLPDAMEGPTPVSALIHAATMVTAGVFLVARCSPLFEYAPIALAVVTVVGATTAIFAATIAITQTDIKRVIAYSTCSQLGYMFFACGVSAYSAGMFHLTTHAFFKALLFLGAGSVIHAMSDEQDMRKMGGIWKAIPLTYLLMWIGSLALAGIPFFSGFFSKDVILESAFAAATGLGYYAYAAGIAAAVLTALYSWRLIILTFHGKPRADEKVMAHVHESPPIMTVPLILLAVGAIVSGYLLMPMVGSHSDFWGTSILVLPHHHALESAHHVDFWVKALPTIVAVIGILAAYFLYMAKPHLPGVIAQRLRPLYLFSYNKWYFDEFYDWAFVRPTKYLGYGLWKQGDGGVIDGIGPDGVAAAAAAIARRVVKLQSGYVYHYAFLMLVGVAVIITWFLILG, from the coding sequence CTGCTTTATATTGCTCCCGTTTTTCTGCCGCTAATCGGCGCAGCAATCACTGGCCTGTTCGGCCGCGTGCTTGGCGATCGAGCGTCGCAGTACATCTCCTGCGGGGCGATGGGTTTGGCGGCGCTGGCGTCGATATTCGTTTTTAACAATGTGGTGATGCAAGGCGAAGTTCAGCAGATATACCTTTTCAACTGGATGACCTCGGGCAGTTTCGTGGTCGATTGGGCGCTCCGCATCGACGAATTGACGGCGATGATGGTCTTCACCGTTTCGATTGTGTCGTTCCTGATCCATGTCTACTCGATCGGATACATGGCACATGATCCACACATTCCGCGGTTTTTCGCGTATCTGTCGCTGTTCACTTTTTTCATGTTGGCGCTCGTTACGGCAGATAATTTCCTCCAGCTTTATTTCGGCTGGGAGGGAGTTGGCCTGGTTTCATATCTGCTAATCGGATTTTGGTATAAGCGGCCGGCCGCAAATGCGGCAGCGATCAAGGCGTTCGTCGTTAATCGCGTTGGCGATTTCGGATTCGGTCTCGGAATCCTGGCGATTTACCAAACCTTCGGATCTGTCAGTTTTGATACCGTTTTCGCCGCCGCGCCCAACCTAGCCGGCTCAGAGTTCGATTTCCTCGGCCACAATTTCGATGCTCTGACGGTCATCTGCATTCTGCTGTTCGTCGGCGCCATGGGAAAGTCGGCGCAATTTTTGCTCCATACTTGGTTGCCCGATGCGATGGAGGGTCCGACGCCGGTATCGGCTCTCATTCATGCGGCGACTATGGTAACCGCTGGGGTCTTCTTGGTTGCGCGATGTTCGCCTCTATTCGAATATGCGCCGATCGCACTCGCCGTCGTCACCGTTGTCGGCGCCACGACGGCGATATTTGCCGCGACAATTGCGATCACCCAAACCGACATCAAACGGGTGATCGCCTATTCGACCTGTAGTCAGCTTGGCTACATGTTCTTTGCCTGCGGTGTATCGGCTTATTCGGCGGGCATGTTCCATCTGACCACGCATGCTTTCTTTAAGGCGCTTCTTTTTTTGGGCGCCGGCTCGGTAATCCATGCCATGTCCGACGAGCAAGACATGCGCAAAATGGGCGGTATCTGGAAAGCCATCCCGTTGACTTACTTGCTCATGTGGATCGGCAGCTTAGCGCTGGCGGGTATACCGTTTTTCTCAGGATTCTTCTCCAAGGATGTGATCCTCGAATCCGCCTTTGCGGCGGCAACTGGTTTGGGTTATTACGCCTATGCCGCTGGTATTGCCGCCGCTGTGCTGACGGCGCTCTATTCCTGGCGCCTCATCATCCTTACCTTCCATGGCAAGCCGCGAGCTGACGAAAAAGTTATGGCGCATGTTCATGAATCGCCGCCGATCATGACTGTGCCACTCATTCTTTTAGCCGTCGGCGCGATCGTTTCTGGTTATTTGTTGATGCCGATGGTGGGATCACATTCGGATTTCTGGGGCACCTCAATACTTGTGTTGCCGCATCACCATGCTCTTGAGAGTGCGCATCATGTTGATTTCTGGGTCAAGGCATTGCCGACAATCGTTGCGGTTATCGGTATCTTGGCTGCCTATTTTCTCTACATGGCCAAGCCGCACCTGCCTGGTGTGATAGCGCAGCGCCTGCGGCCACTCTATTTGTTCTCTTACAACAAATGGTATTTCGATGAGTTCTATGATTGGGCGTTCGTCCGCCCGACCAAATATCTTGGCTATGGTTTGTGGAAACAAGGCGACGGCGGCGTCATCGACGGAATCGGCCCCGACGGCGTTGCGGCAGCGGCTGCCGCCATTGCCCGACGCGTCGTCAAGCTGCAGAGCGGATATGTCTATCACTACGCTTTTCTGATGTTGGTCGGTGTGGCCGTCATCATCACCTGGTTTCTTATTCTGGGATGA
- a CDS encoding ribonuclease J — translation MSIPVASGPIIDSEALHFLPLGGTGEIGMNLSLYACRGKWLMVDLGISFAGDTLPGVDILVPNISFIEKHRDNLLAILLTHAHEDHLGAVAYLWPQLRCPVYATPFTAAILREKLREAGLIKKVPLNEIPLRAKFDLGPFAVEYVSVTHSIPESNSLILRTPEGVVLHTGDWKLDPEPLVGELTDETTLRNIGDEGVLAMVCDSTNALSEGESGSEGTVRKKLIELISTCERGVAVTQFASNVARMQSVAMAAEANGRELVLVGRSLWKYARAAQATGYFDSDMRLLSDKEGAELHPAQVLYLCTGCQGEPRAAMSKVAAQGHPRVHLSSGDSVIFTSKIIPGNELPISRLHSQLAARGITVIDEKGHKDIHVSGHPRRDELRRMYGWVKPKISVPVHGEARHLTAHAELARSLGTPESWVISDGDVLRLGPGPAKVIGTVFSGKLAVDGTRLIAPDHTAFGARRRLMHDGAVFVSLVVDKDGWLVAPPAIQGQGIVDAENEAVVVKGLVEAVQEALDSDKLDNADEKLREAGRLAVRRTLVALYGKRPVIEVQLVRV, via the coding sequence ATGAGTATACCCGTCGCGTCCGGGCCGATCATCGATTCTGAGGCGCTCCATTTCCTGCCGCTAGGCGGAACCGGTGAGATCGGCATGAATCTCAGCCTCTACGCTTGCCGCGGTAAATGGCTGATGGTTGATCTCGGCATTTCCTTCGCCGGCGACACCTTGCCGGGGGTCGATATCCTGGTGCCGAACATCTCTTTTATCGAAAAGCATAGGGACAATCTGCTCGCCATTTTGTTAACCCATGCACATGAGGACCATCTCGGCGCGGTCGCCTATCTCTGGCCGCAACTACGTTGTCCCGTTTATGCTACGCCATTCACGGCTGCCATCCTGCGCGAAAAACTGCGGGAAGCCGGATTGATAAAAAAAGTTCCACTCAATGAAATACCGCTGCGCGCTAAATTCGACCTTGGTCCATTCGCGGTGGAATATGTATCGGTCACACATTCCATTCCGGAATCCAATTCCCTCATCCTACGCACGCCCGAGGGCGTCGTACTACACACAGGCGACTGGAAACTCGATCCGGAACCTCTGGTCGGCGAACTCACGGATGAAACGACGCTGCGGAATATTGGCGATGAAGGCGTGCTCGCCATGGTTTGCGATTCGACGAACGCCCTATCGGAAGGCGAAAGCGGCTCCGAGGGGACGGTCAGGAAGAAATTGATCGAATTGATATCCACTTGCGAGCGCGGTGTTGCGGTAACCCAATTTGCATCCAATGTTGCGCGTATGCAAAGCGTTGCGATGGCGGCAGAGGCCAATGGGCGTGAATTGGTGCTGGTTGGGCGCTCGCTCTGGAAATACGCAAGGGCAGCACAGGCGACCGGGTATTTCGATTCAGATATGCGCCTGCTCAGTGACAAAGAAGGCGCCGAACTTCATCCCGCGCAGGTGCTGTACCTATGCACTGGGTGCCAAGGGGAGCCACGCGCGGCGATGTCAAAAGTTGCCGCTCAGGGCCACCCGCGTGTTCATCTTTCGTCCGGCGACAGCGTGATTTTTACGTCCAAGATCATCCCTGGCAATGAATTGCCCATCAGCCGTTTGCACAGCCAATTGGCGGCCCGCGGAATTACCGTGATCGATGAAAAGGGTCACAAAGACATCCACGTTTCGGGACATCCACGCCGCGACGAACTGAGGCGCATGTATGGCTGGGTGAAGCCGAAAATTTCGGTTCCCGTCCATGGCGAGGCACGCCACCTCACCGCACATGCGGAATTGGCGCGCTCACTCGGTACGCCAGAGAGCTGGGTTATATCCGACGGCGATGTTTTGCGCCTCGGACCGGGGCCGGCGAAAGTAATCGGCACCGTATTTTCTGGCAAACTTGCGGTGGACGGCACGCGGCTCATCGCACCGGATCACACAGCTTTCGGTGCGCGCCGCCGACTGATGCATGACGGCGCGGTGTTCGTTTCGCTGGTTGTTGATAAGGATGGCTGGTTGGTCGCACCGCCGGCCATCCAGGGGCAAGGCATCGTCGACGCGGAAAACGAGGCTGTCGTGGTGAAAGGGCTGGTTGAGGCAGTGCAAGAGGCGCTCGATTCCGACAAGCTGGATAATGCTGATGAGAAGCTGCGCGAGGCCGGGCGCCTGGCGGTGCGCCGGACCTTGGTGGCGCTCTACGGCAAACGACCGGTCATCGAAGTGCAGCTCGTTCGGGTATAA
- the nuoI gene encoding NADH-quinone oxidoreductase subunit NuoI has product MSFIEQSVKSLLLTELLKGMTITFRQMFSPKATVNYPYERGPISARFRGEHALRRYSNGEERCIACKLCEAICPAQAITIEAEPRGDGSRRTTRYDIDMVKCIYCGFCQEACPVDAIVEGPNFEFAAETREELLYNKQKLLDNGERWESEIAANLASEAPYR; this is encoded by the coding sequence ATGTCGTTCATAGAGCAATCGGTGAAGTCTCTATTGTTGACCGAACTATTGAAGGGTATGACCATCACCTTTCGCCAGATGTTTAGTCCCAAGGCGACCGTCAACTACCCCTATGAAAGAGGGCCGATCAGCGCGCGCTTTCGTGGCGAGCACGCACTTCGGCGCTATTCGAACGGCGAGGAGCGCTGCATTGCCTGCAAACTGTGCGAAGCGATTTGCCCGGCGCAGGCGATTACCATCGAGGCTGAGCCGCGCGGCGACGGCAGCCGCCGCACGACTCGCTACGACATCGATATGGTCAAATGCATTTATTGCGGCTTTTGCCAGGAAGCCTGTCCGGTGGACGCCATCGTCGAGGGGCCGAATTTCGAATTCGCCGCCGAGACGCGCGAGGAACTGCTCTACAACAAACAGAAACTTTTGGACAATGGTGAGCGCTGGGAGAGCGAAATCGCAGCGAACCTGGCGTCTGAAGCACCGTATCGTTGA